The Candidatus Neomarinimicrobiota bacterium DNA segment CGGACGCTGTAATAGATTTAATATGAAAAGTGCTGGAGAAGTACATGTTTTTAAATTGGAGGATAATGAAAGAGGAAGGTTAGTTGCATCTTATATTTATGATATATCATTACTGGACATTACAGAGAAGACATTTATAAATAAAACAAAATATGAAGAGAAAGAATTCTTATATCTTTGTGATTGCTACTATGATAAATTATTGAGTTTTAATTCTATGGAGTCTGAGAAAATTCTTGATTCAATAAAGAAATTGAAATATACTGATGATGATTATGCTATATCGACTTTTAAATTAATTGATGAAAATTACGAAAAATTCGATGTATTCATTGAATATGATTCTGAAGCAGAAAATATTTGGGAAAGATACTATTCATTAAACGAAATAAAGGACTTTTGGAAAAAACATGAAGAATACCTTAAAATAAAAAACAAATTACAGAACTATATAATAAGTGTTAATTCGAAAGACCTTGAACTAAACAAACCGCCCTTAGTTAACGGTATTTACTATGTTTCAAGAAACCAGTTAGATGAGTATTATGATATAGAAACAGGGTTTAAAAAAATTAGCTCGGCGAGTATATGGTAGATAATTATAAGCAATTTTGTTTTTTTTGAATTTTTAATAGGTTAAAAAATAGTATTGTTTAATTATATTTTTAGAAACGGCGAGAATAAATAGTTTATGGGATAAAATGACATTTCAATCTACTATTTATGCTACCCTCATCTGGTATTATTACATCTGTCCACGTGAGGTTTGGCTTATGTCCAGACAGCTTACGCCTTCGCAGGATAATCCCTTTATTGACATTGGAAGATATATTTCAGAGGAAGCATATAAAAGAGAAAGAAAAGAAATTCGTATTGAAAACATTGTAATAGACCTGCTAAGAAAAGAGGGGGATAATGTTGTAATCTGTGAAGTTAAGAAAAGTTCTCGTTTTGAAAAAAGTGCAAAGATGCAGCTTGCTTATTATCTCTTAAGATTAAAAAAACTTGGTATCTCTGCTACCGGGGAGCTTCTTTTTCCGAAAGAAAAGAAAAAGGTCTCTGTAACTCTAACAAAAGAGATTGAGGAAGAACTAATTTCTGCACAAAGACAGATAAAGTCAATCATTCAGATGGAATTGCCACCGCCAGTTCGGAGAATAAAATTTTGCTCAAAATGTGGTTATCGTGAGTTTTGCTGGTCATGAAACGCACTATTTATATATTTTCCGATGGAGAAATTAAGCGAAAGGGGAATACTTTATATTTTGAAAATGAAAGTGGTAAAAAATATATCCCTGTCGAAAATTGTAATGAGATATTAATATTTGGAGAAGTATCTTTTAATAAAAAACTTTTAGAATTTTTATCTCAGCATGAGATAATTCTGCATTATTTCAGCCATTATGGATATTATATGGGTTCTTTTTATCCAAGGGAACATTATAATTCAGGGTATATGATAATAAAACAGGCTGAACATTATCTTGATAAAAACAAGAGATTTAATCTCGCAAAAAAATTTGTACATGGCGCAATAGAAAATATGCTTAAAGTACTGCAGTATTACAATAGAAGGGGTAAAAATCTTGAATCGAATATCACGTCAATAGAGGATCTAAAAGGAAATATAAATGAAATTAAAACAGATGAGGAACAAGATCCAATATTTCAACTTATGGCTGTTGAAGGGAATATAAGGGAAATATATTATAAATCTTTTAATAAAATAATTGAAAATAATGATTTTAAGTTTGAAACTCGTTCAAGGAGACCACCCAAATCCAGAATAAATGCTTTAATCAGTTTTAGTAATTCATTGGTATATACTGTCGTTCTTTCTGAAATTTATAAAACCCATCTTGATCCCAGAGTAGGTTATCTTCATAGTAGTAATTTTAGAAGATTTTCTTTAAATCTTGATATAGCTGAAGTTTTTAAACCAATAATTGGGGATAGAACCATATTTTCTCTTATCAACAGGAGAGTACTAAATCATAATATGTTTTTAAGTGAGTTAAGTAACGAAAAAGTTGGAGGGATTGTCTTAAATGATAAAGGAAGAAGAGTATTTGTTGAGGAATTTGATAATAGAATGAAAAATACAATAAAACATAAAACACTGAAAAGAAATGTATCATACCGACAGCTGATATTGCTTGAGGCTTATAAAATTCAAAAACATCTGATGGGAGAAAAAGAATATGAGCCTTTTGTAGCTCAGTGGTAAACATTATAGGGGGCAACGTTGTATGTAATACTTGTTTATGATGTTGGAGAAAAAAGGGTAGCAAAAACCTTAAAGACATGCAGGAAATACCTACATTGGGTTCAAAATTCTGTATTTGAAGGAGAGATAACGAATGCCAATCTTGTCCGATTAAAGGGGGAATTAAAAAGAATTATAAAAAAAGAAGAAGATTCGGTTGTGATATATCAATTTAGGACTTTAAACTATAGTACGCGCGAGATACTAGGACAGGAGAAGGGTGGAGAAAAATATATATTATAATCTGTCGACCTACGATAGTGTAAAAAAACCAGGGGTTCGACAGAAATCCTCTCGTCGAGAGCTCTAATTTTTAAGTGGTAATTTTTCTTGCCCTTAATTTTATGATAGATCATTTTATAGTAAGAATTCGACGATTATTTGAAAATTGATAGAATTATAAAATAGGTTTTAAGCCTACCTATGAGGAATTGAAACACTCTTGGTCAAATTCTGGTATGGATAAATCCAATTGTTTTAAGCCTACCTATGAGGAATTGAAACTTCCTCTCCTGCTACGGGAGAGGTAGCGATTTTTGACCGTTTTAAGCCTACCTATGAGGAATTGAAACTCTTGTATATTCTTATAATGATAATTTTGGTTTACATGTTTTAAGCCTACCTATGAGGAATTGAAACGAAGATGAGAACGAGGTAAATAACTATGATAAATTGGGTTTTAAGCCTACCTATGAGGAATTGAAACATTACTGGGAGTTGAATGAAAGATTTAAGAGATTTTTGTTTTAAGCCTACCTATGAGGAATTGAAACGTTTTTCATGTTCTTTCATTTTATTCCTCACTAATTGAGTTTTAAGCCTACCTATGAGGAATTGAAACTGTGTTTTTTTCATTTTATCTGCCTTTTTTAATATAGTTTTAAGCCTACCTATGAGGAATTGAAACGTAGGACAAATTCACGATTCAATTTTAATTGATGTTAAGTTTTAAGCCTACCTATGAGGAATTGAAACGCAGAACAGAAAGAAAATAAACTAAAGATTTCAGATGTTTTAAGCCTACCTATGAGGAATTGAAACCTATCGCTCTATACTTCTCTCCATTCCATTCACCTAGTTTTAAGCCTACCTATGAGGAATTGAAACGAGATAGGTGATAAAGGATATATGAAGCAATTTATTTACGTTTTAAGCCTACCTATGAGGAATTGAAACACCTCCGAACTTCAGACTTCACTTTTACCAAATATTGTTTTAAGCCTACCTATGAGGAATTGAAACAAGATTCCTGAAACCTTAGAATTGATAAGACAGGAAGTTTTAAGCCTACCTATGAGGAATTGAAACATTAGTTGTTCTTTCGATTTGTATCCCGCATAAACACGTTTTAAGCCTACCTATGAGGAATTGAAACCCTATTTCTGCATACTCACCATATATGGAATTTCTGGTTTTAAGCCTACCTATGAGGAATTGAAACTAAATCCTCTTGTTCATACCAACTACCATCAACAGGGGTTTTAAGCCTACCTATGAGGAATTGAAACACGAAATTGTTAAGAAAGTAAGTGTTGTAGACTTGAGTTTTAAGCCTACCTATGAGGAATTGAAACCTATCTAATTCCTTAGGATTAACATCAATTAAAATGTTTTAAGCCTACCTATGAGGAATTGAAACTGTCCTGAATGACTTTTTTCTTATGATTTTCCCAGTTGTTTTAAGCCTACCTATGAGGAATTGAAACTCAAACTTCATAATATTAAAACTGAAAAAAGGAAAAGGTTTTAAGCCTACCTATGAGGAATTGAAACTCATCAGGAGGAGATTTGAAACCCCCCATTCCGTAAGGGTTTTAAGCCTACCTATGAGGAATTGAAACAGTATACCGAGAGTATTAAAGCCAACATAATTCCTAGTTTTAAGCCTACCTATGAGGAATTGAAACTGACTATGAATTAGAAAATCGAGTAAAAGTATTATCGTTTTAAGCCTACCTATGAGGAATTGAAACAAATTTTTATTATGTTATCTATTTTTCTTTGGTTATCGTTTTAAGCCTACCTATGAGGAATTGAAACGAAGGTGCTATTGGTATATTGAAATCCTCATATAATTGTTTTAAGCCTACCTATGAGGAATTGAAACTCGTTCCACCTGAAATACTCTTTTTTTCAGTCCCTGGTTTTAAGCCTACCTATGAGGAATTGAAACCAGGTGTTCCAAATCGAAATTATATTCTGTTTCATACAGTTTTAAGCCTACCTATGAGGAATTGAAACTCAACAACTTTTTCTCCAGTTCCCCGGAGGAATATGGTTTTAAGCCTACCTATGAGGAATTGAAACTTGAATACCTTTATCATTTGCATAATCACCTATTGTGTTTTAAGCCTACCTATGAGGAATTGAAACATGAAAGAATTCAAAGATATAGCAGTTAAGATCGATGTTTTAAGCCTACCTATGAGGAATTGAAACCCAGTGCTTGCAGTCTTTATTATCTTATTAGCACCGTTTTAAGCCTACCTATGAGGAATTGAAACCCTTAATAGTTTCTTTTTTGAAATTCATTTTACTCTGTTTTAAGCCTACCTATGAGGAATTGAAACCTTTTCAAAGACCAGGGGCTGGTGCAAAATTTTTTGAGTTTTAAGCCTACCTATGAGGAATTGAAACATAGTATAAGTTCCATCTCCATTATTAGTTATTGTTCCAGTTTTAAGCCTACCTATGAGGAATTGAAACCCTGTATCTATTTGAGAAATAACTCCACTATCACTTACGTTTTAAGCCTACCTATGAGGAATTGAAACCCCTCCTTCTGGGAATTCGTTCAACGGTATTGTGATGTTTTAAGCCTACCTATGAGGAATTGAAACCGTCCCAAGCTATATTCCCTTGAGCCAAACTACCAGGTTTTAAGCCTACCTATGAGGAATTGAAACTGATTTGATTTTAGATATTTGCTTTCTAACGGATTCTGTTTTAAGCCTACCTATGAGGAATTGAAACATTTCTTAAAGGAATCTAAGAAATACGAAAACGTTTGTTTTAAGCCTACCTATGAGGAATTGAAACAGTGAAAAATTGGACAACATAGCTGAAAAATTAGAAGTTTTAAGCCTACCTATGAGGAATTGAAACCTTTGGAGTTCCATTTCAATCCTAACCATTCAATGGTTGTTTTAAGCCTACCTATGAGGAATTGAAACCTTTGGAGTTCCATTTCAATCCTAACCATTCAATGGTTGTTTTAAGCCTACCTATGAGGAATTGAAACCTTCTCTCGGTGCAGCATATTATATGTATAATGATATGTTTTAAGCCTACCTATGAGGAATTGAAACTGTGTAGTGAAGCTGTTATTATATACGAAAATGATGGTTTTAAGCCTACCTATGA contains these protein-coding regions:
- the cas4 gene encoding CRISPR-associated protein Cas4 translates to MTFQSTIYATLIWYYYICPREVWLMSRQLTPSQDNPFIDIGRYISEEAYKRERKEIRIENIVIDLLRKEGDNVVICEVKKSSRFEKSAKMQLAYYLLRLKKLGISATGELLFPKEKKKVSVTLTKEIEEELISAQRQIKSIIQMELPPPVRRIKFCSKCGYREFCWS
- the cas1b gene encoding type I-B CRISPR-associated endonuclease Cas1, which translates into the protein MKRTIYIFSDGEIKRKGNTLYFENESGKKYIPVENCNEILIFGEVSFNKKLLEFLSQHEIILHYFSHYGYYMGSFYPREHYNSGYMIIKQAEHYLDKNKRFNLAKKFVHGAIENMLKVLQYYNRRGKNLESNITSIEDLKGNINEIKTDEEQDPIFQLMAVEGNIREIYYKSFNKIIENNDFKFETRSRRPPKSRINALISFSNSLVYTVVLSEIYKTHLDPRVGYLHSSNFRRFSLNLDIAEVFKPIIGDRTIFSLINRRVLNHNMFLSELSNEKVGGIVLNDKGRRVFVEEFDNRMKNTIKHKTLKRNVSYRQLILLEAYKIQKHLMGEKEYEPFVAQW
- the cas2 gene encoding CRISPR-associated endonuclease Cas2 encodes the protein MYVILVYDVGEKRVAKTLKTCRKYLHWVQNSVFEGEITNANLVRLKGELKRIIKKEEDSVVIYQFRTLNYSTREILGQEKGGEKYIL